The Paeniglutamicibacter sulfureus genome includes a region encoding these proteins:
- the rsgA gene encoding ribosome small subunit-dependent GTPase A — translation MTRNAREWDESDVRIRPNKKGSRPRTKDRPAYEDALIGRIITVDRGRYRAILDEDTPEERIVIAARARELRRNPVVPGDFVALVGDTSGEPDTLARLVRIEDRSTLLRRSADDTDPVERVVVANVDQLVIVVAAANPEPRTGFIDRAIVAAFDAGIHPLLCITKADVRDPEPFLENYRHLDIDIVVSRTTDESATGIDARSADGLSARLAGTPVEELREHLASKVSVVIGHSGVGKSTLVNALTGAQRATGNVNAVTGRGRHTSSSALALRIDDAPAGSWIIDTPGIRSFGLALVDPENILNAFDDLVPIANKCARGCTHKAAEPQCALDAWVASGEAGPVGIARLESFRRLLGQDETAEAKELGTA, via the coding sequence ATGACACGCAACGCACGGGAATGGGATGAATCGGATGTCCGCATCCGCCCCAACAAAAAGGGATCACGCCCCCGCACCAAGGACCGCCCCGCCTACGAGGATGCGCTCATCGGCCGGATCATCACGGTGGACCGCGGCCGCTACCGGGCCATCCTCGACGAGGACACCCCCGAGGAGCGGATCGTGATTGCCGCCCGCGCCCGCGAGTTGCGCCGCAACCCGGTGGTGCCAGGGGATTTCGTGGCGCTGGTGGGCGACACCTCCGGGGAGCCCGACACGCTGGCTCGGCTGGTGCGCATCGAGGACCGCAGCACCCTGCTGCGCCGCAGCGCCGATGACACCGATCCGGTGGAGCGAGTCGTGGTGGCCAACGTGGACCAGCTGGTCATCGTGGTGGCGGCAGCGAACCCGGAGCCACGCACCGGATTCATCGACAGGGCCATCGTCGCCGCCTTCGACGCGGGGATCCATCCGCTGCTGTGCATCACCAAGGCCGATGTGCGCGACCCCGAGCCGTTCCTGGAGAACTACCGGCACCTGGACATCGACATCGTCGTCTCGCGCACCACCGACGAATCGGCCACCGGCATCGACGCACGCTCGGCCGACGGGCTCTCGGCACGCCTGGCCGGCACCCCGGTGGAGGAATTGCGCGAGCATCTGGCCTCCAAGGTCTCGGTGGTCATCGGGCACTCGGGCGTGGGCAAGTCCACCCTGGTCAACGCCCTCACCGGGGCGCAGCGGGCCACCGGCAACGTCAACGCCGTCACCGGCCGCGGCCGACACACCTCTTCCTCCGCGCTGGCACTGCGCATCGACGACGCGCCGGCCGGTTCCTGGATCATCGACACCCCCGGCATCCGCTCCTTCGGGCTCGCGCTGGTGGACCCGGAAAACATCCTCAACGCCTTCGACGACCTGGTCCCGATCGCCAACAAGTGCGCCCGCGGCTGCACCCACAAGGCCGCCGAGCCGCAGTGCGCCCTCGATGCGTGGGTCGCCTCCGGGGAAGCGGGCCCGGTGGGCATCGCCCGGCTCGAATCCTTCCGCCGGTTGCTCGGACAGGACGAAACCGCAGAGGCCAAGGAACTGGGCACCGCCTAG
- the hisN gene encoding histidinol-phosphatase, with protein sequence MKTDVMTYNDDLRLAHVIADSVDALTLSRFNAVDLVVETKPDLTPVSDADKAAEEAIRSHISRARPRDAITGEEFGTTGKSTRHWVIDPIDGTKNFVRGVPVWATLIALIDDGEPVVGLVSAPALNRRWWAAKDMGAYTGRSMASAHKLKVSSVAKLEDASLSYSSLSGWKERDQLQNMLNLTDALWRTRAYGDFWSYCMVAEGAVDLACEPELNLYDMAALVPIIREAGGRFTSVEGVEGCNGGNAVASNGLVHDAALEILNLGR encoded by the coding sequence ATGAAAACCGATGTCATGACCTACAACGATGACCTGCGCCTGGCCCACGTCATTGCCGACTCGGTCGACGCCCTGACCCTTTCGCGCTTCAACGCCGTGGACCTGGTGGTGGAGACCAAGCCCGATTTGACCCCGGTCTCGGATGCCGACAAGGCGGCGGAGGAAGCCATCCGGTCGCACATCTCCCGTGCCCGGCCGCGCGACGCCATCACCGGCGAGGAATTCGGCACCACCGGCAAGTCCACCCGGCACTGGGTCATCGACCCCATTGACGGGACCAAGAACTTCGTGCGCGGTGTCCCGGTGTGGGCCACGCTGATCGCGTTGATCGACGACGGTGAGCCCGTCGTCGGCCTGGTCTCCGCACCGGCGCTGAACCGGCGCTGGTGGGCGGCCAAGGACATGGGCGCCTACACCGGCCGCTCCATGGCCAGTGCCCACAAGCTGAAAGTCTCCTCGGTGGCCAAGCTCGAGGACGCCTCGCTGTCGTATTCCTCGCTCTCCGGCTGGAAGGAGCGCGACCAGCTGCAGAACATGCTCAACCTCACCGACGCCCTGTGGCGCACGCGCGCCTATGGCGACTTCTGGTCCTATTGCATGGTGGCCGAGGGCGCCGTCGACCTGGCCTGCGAACCCGAACTGAACCTCTACGACATGGCCGCACTGGTGCCCATTATCCGCGAGGCCGGCGGCCGCTTCACCTCCGTCGAGGGCGTTGAGGGCTGCAACGGTGGAAACGCCGTGGCCAGCAACGGCCTGGTCCACGACGCCGCACTGGAAATCCTGAACCTGGGCCGCTGA
- a CDS encoding metal-dependent transcriptional regulator produces MLPTRLTSSEENYLKALYSLTEWEDDPVTTGTIAAQLGVAPASATAMVSKLAGKGLMVHPRYGAITFTDSGRLAALSVVRRHRLIETFLLDELDYGWDEVHEEAELLEHTVSTRFIEALAARLGHPAADPHGDPIPGPDGTLEMPPAIRLDRFEANGSPTLAILCRISDEDPELLRRCTDLGISPGSTIVLPHPELSNIDATMLWVLPAPLGA; encoded by the coding sequence ATGCTCCCGACACGCCTGACCTCCAGCGAGGAAAACTACCTCAAGGCGCTCTACTCGCTGACCGAGTGGGAAGACGACCCGGTCACCACCGGCACCATTGCCGCACAGCTAGGAGTCGCCCCGGCTTCGGCCACCGCGATGGTGTCCAAGCTCGCCGGCAAGGGCCTGATGGTCCACCCGCGCTACGGGGCCATCACATTCACCGATTCCGGCCGCCTGGCTGCGTTGAGCGTGGTGCGTCGGCACCGCCTGATTGAGACGTTCCTGCTCGATGAGCTCGACTACGGCTGGGACGAGGTGCATGAGGAGGCCGAACTGCTCGAGCACACCGTTTCCACCCGCTTCATCGAGGCCCTGGCCGCACGGCTGGGGCACCCGGCAGCGGATCCGCACGGCGACCCGATCCCCGGCCCCGACGGCACCCTGGAGATGCCGCCGGCCATCCGGCTCGACCGCTTCGAGGCGAACGGATCACCGACCCTGGCGATCCTGTGCCGAATCAGCGACGAAGATCCGGAGCTGCTGCGTCGGTGCACCGATTTGGGCATCTCCCCCGGCAGCACCATCGTGTTGCCCCACCCGGAGCTCAGCAACATCGACGCGACCATGCTGTGGGTGCTTCCTGCACCCCTTGGTGCATAG
- a CDS encoding fluoride efflux transporter FluC has protein sequence MGAPNGPTGVGTTRPAESTSRAHGVNLVAVAVGGFCGAALRVGLGLWFPDAPGFPATTLAINVAGTAALAALTSYWQITRRAPGWLRAGVGTGFLGAFTTFSALVLFALGSTPARAALDLVVSLILCAAAAWAAMWWVERALAGRQKSTQSVQASPPAADPDGGGAP, from the coding sequence GTGGGCGCACCGAACGGACCAACCGGCGTGGGCACCACAAGGCCAGCCGAGTCGACGTCGCGCGCCCACGGAGTAAACCTGGTTGCCGTGGCCGTGGGCGGTTTCTGCGGTGCAGCCCTGCGCGTGGGGCTTGGACTCTGGTTCCCCGATGCCCCGGGCTTCCCGGCCACTACCTTGGCGATCAACGTCGCCGGCACCGCTGCCTTGGCTGCGCTGACCAGTTACTGGCAGATCACCCGCCGCGCTCCAGGTTGGCTGCGCGCTGGGGTCGGCACCGGATTCCTTGGGGCCTTCACCACCTTTTCGGCGCTGGTCCTTTTTGCGCTGGGTTCCACCCCGGCCCGGGCCGCGCTGGATCTGGTCGTATCCCTGATACTCTGTGCTGCTGCCGCATGGGCAGCGATGTGGTGGGTCGAGCGCGCCCTGGCTGGCCGGCAAAAGTCGACACAGTCAGTTCAGGCATCGCCGCCCGCCGCGGATCCGGACGGCGGGGGTGCACCATGA
- a CDS encoding fluoride efflux transporter FluC yields MSSWGMGGFLVIALAGAIGALGRYVLDIAVSGAQHRRAGSGGGIFPLGILAANTAACFLVGAAASWANNHGVDWAAGSLSGVPGLLVMALILGIGGGLSTMSTFMVAAVSLWRSGNRDMAFTYLALTFGAGLAAGVFGGLAATLLP; encoded by the coding sequence ATGAGCTCATGGGGCATGGGCGGCTTCCTGGTCATTGCGCTGGCTGGCGCCATCGGTGCCCTGGGTCGCTACGTACTGGACATTGCCGTCTCCGGCGCCCAGCATCGCAGGGCCGGATCCGGCGGCGGGATCTTCCCACTGGGCATCTTGGCCGCGAACACCGCAGCATGTTTCCTGGTTGGTGCCGCGGCTTCCTGGGCGAACAACCACGGGGTTGACTGGGCCGCGGGCAGCCTGTCCGGGGTACCGGGCCTACTGGTCATGGCATTGATCCTGGGCATCGGCGGCGGCTTGAGCACCATGAGCACCTTCATGGTGGCCGCGGTGTCGTTGTGGCGCTCTGGCAACCGCGACATGGCCTTCACCTACCTTGCTCTGACCTTCGGTGCCGGGCTTGCAGCCGGTGTGTTCGGAGGACTCGCGGCGACGTTGCTGCCCTGA
- a CDS encoding DUF2568 domain-containing protein has translation MASPAKPVVDSISKTKSAGAVPAPGLAKTVAPAKSAGAVSAPGLAKTVAPAKSAGAVSAPGLAKTVAPAKSAGAVPAPGLAKTVAPAKSAGAVSAPGLAKTVAPAKSAGAVPAPGLAKTVAPAKSAGAIPAPGLAKTVAPAKSAGAVPAPGSAKPVSPAARQSVSSTAKTPNSSSAKPGVRQVPTKAAAGKKPFVAAGPVKKTPVGSAALANRPDAPNEPKKNEVAGPLKPGTSPTATSGTLPIAKPAQAAQDIGKATARDSSAGDRPAASLDGTKLTSAPLKPVGAPTAKPGVAAKETNTEKANEASNQTEFEIAARTVSKSTKSGSASPAAPETGGSNPEFPAARADSTPPATPDTSKTAETTTADEAIIEAAGAEEPTNREPAAERDESNSWPAEVNENVGPADSSRPAEESTISDADAGQDRAGAGGGIMMALMIVSFILEVALLGALGIWAMTMLPFSPLVAVIIAVMPVFIFWALFMSPKANLRLPQPYHAVVAHLLFATGAGLLAIAGQPVLAVCMGVLTAISLALTVAVRGQNVESRKKATGRRAAR, from the coding sequence GTGGCGAGCCCTGCCAAGCCCGTCGTCGACTCAATTAGCAAGACCAAGTCCGCCGGTGCCGTACCCGCTCCGGGTCTGGCGAAGACGGTGGCTCCTGCCAAGTCCGCCGGTGCCGTATCCGCTCCGGGTCTGGCGAAGACGGTGGCTCCTGCCAAGTCCGCCGGTGCCGTATCCGCTCCGGGTCTGGCGAAGACGGTGGCTCCTGCCAAGTCCGCCGGTGCCGTGCCTGCTCCGGGTCTGGCGAAGACGGTGGCTCCTGCCAAGTCCGCCGGTGCCGTATCCGCTCCGGGTCTGGCGAAGACGGTGGCTCCTGCCAAGTCCGCCGGTGCCGTGCCTGCTCCGGGTCTGGCGAAGACGGTGGCTCCTGCCAAGTCCGCCGGTGCCATACCCGCTCCGGGTCTGGCGAAGACGGTGGCTCCTGCCAAGTCCGCCGGTGCCGTGCCTGCTCCGGGTTCGGCCAAGCCGGTTTCGCCCGCTGCTCGGCAATCCGTCTCATCAACGGCCAAAACCCCGAATTCGTCTTCCGCGAAGCCCGGTGTCCGACAGGTTCCCACCAAAGCCGCGGCGGGCAAGAAGCCCTTCGTTGCAGCTGGCCCGGTCAAGAAGACGCCCGTTGGATCTGCGGCGCTTGCCAATCGACCTGACGCTCCGAACGAACCAAAGAAGAATGAGGTTGCCGGGCCTCTAAAGCCCGGGACGTCTCCTACCGCGACATCCGGCACTCTCCCGATTGCCAAGCCCGCACAAGCAGCACAGGACATTGGAAAAGCCACGGCACGGGATTCTTCGGCGGGCGACCGGCCCGCAGCCTCCCTTGATGGCACTAAATTGACCAGCGCTCCGCTGAAACCCGTTGGCGCGCCGACGGCCAAGCCTGGCGTTGCGGCCAAGGAAACGAACACCGAAAAAGCAAACGAAGCGTCAAACCAAACAGAATTCGAAATAGCGGCCCGCACCGTCTCTAAATCCACAAAATCTGGAAGCGCATCTCCCGCGGCACCCGAGACCGGTGGAAGCAACCCGGAATTCCCAGCTGCCAGGGCGGACTCGACCCCACCCGCCACCCCGGATACCTCGAAAACGGCCGAGACGACAACTGCCGATGAGGCGATTATTGAAGCAGCCGGTGCCGAGGAACCGACGAACCGCGAGCCGGCTGCCGAGCGCGATGAGTCGAATTCGTGGCCCGCCGAGGTCAACGAGAACGTTGGACCAGCCGACTCGTCGAGGCCAGCAGAAGAGTCCACGATTTCCGATGCGGATGCAGGCCAGGACCGTGCCGGAGCCGGCGGCGGCATCATGATGGCGCTGATGATCGTTTCGTTTATCCTGGAAGTCGCGCTATTGGGCGCACTGGGCATCTGGGCCATGACAATGCTGCCCTTCAGCCCCCTCGTGGCCGTCATCATCGCAGTGATGCCCGTATTCATTTTCTGGGCACTCTTCATGTCGCCAAAGGCAAACTTGCGATTGCCACAGCCATACCACGCGGTAGTGGCCCACCTGCTCTTTGCCACGGGTGCCGGATTGCTCGCCATTGCCGGTCAGCCGGTGCTGGCCGTGTGCATGGGTGTACTGACGGCTATCAGCCTGGCATTGACGGTGGCTGTCCGGGGCCAGAACGTGGAGAGTCGCAAGAAGGCCACCGGCCGCCGCGCTGCGCGCTAA
- a CDS encoding UPF0182 family protein produces the protein MPTIIVIGILVAVFVFVSSVYADVLWYNQLGFERVFWTEYLSKAAIFIVAFLLMAFAIWISLRLAYRSRPVYAPDGQRQDAMSKYQSQLEPMRRLLMIGVPVVIGVFAATAVTSQWQEVLLFFNQVDFNEADPQFGMDLSFYMFSLPFIGLLNGYLISVVLIAGIAGLLTHYLYGGIRVEERGGIVIGKPARIHIAVFAVGFLLLQAVNFWVDRYSTLLSQNGRVAGALYTDVHAVIPTKTILAIAAVLVAITFIVAAIMGRWRLPIIGTAMLLVTVIIAGGIYPFIVQQYQVIPSEKTLEREFIQKNIDMTRKAYGLDSVDETDYDVELNPQKNALAQDRATTTNIRLLDPNLVSAAFDQLQQFRTYYKFTPTLNVDRYEIDGTVEDTVIGVREVNVDPTDTWVNQHITYTHGYGLVAAFGNRVAAGGRPDFMLSGIPTQGVLASDETYEPRIYFGEMSPDYSIVGGPDDWEPRELDRPASGSGSQDTRNTFDGDGGPAVGNFFNRLVYSLKFASTDLLLSDAINSDSQILYDRNPKQRVEKVAPYLTVDSNAYPAIVDGRVQWIVDAYTTSKNYPYSKQQALDSAVTDSLTGGTRAVSQTGQINYIRNSVKATVDAYDGSVTLYAWEPEEPLLQAWQKVFPTNIKSYKDMSAELMSHVRYPEDLFKVQRELLATYHVTDPGGFYDANDAWSVPSDPTQSNASIKQPPYYLSLRMPGQDKEAFSLTSTFIPQTASGGQQRNVLFGFLSAEADAGTEAGVKAEGYGKLRLLAIPRELSVPGPGQAQQNFDSNATVSQALNLLRQGASEVKNGNLLSLPVGGGILYVQPVYVQSSGQTSYPTLRKVLVAFGDRVGFADTLGEALDQVFEGTSGAVTSENGDGEGNGEEPGTPPATQTAEQQLSAALQAANAAITAGQAALAEGDFAKYGEEQAKLQDALERATEAQDALTGAAAPTDAPATDAPAPEAPASETPAP, from the coding sequence ATGCCCACGATCATCGTCATCGGTATCCTTGTTGCCGTTTTCGTGTTCGTCTCCAGCGTCTACGCGGATGTGCTCTGGTACAACCAGCTCGGCTTCGAGCGCGTGTTCTGGACCGAGTACCTGTCCAAGGCCGCGATCTTCATCGTGGCATTCCTGCTCATGGCCTTCGCGATCTGGATCTCCCTGCGCCTGGCCTACCGTTCGCGGCCGGTCTACGCGCCGGACGGGCAGCGCCAGGACGCGATGTCCAAGTACCAGTCGCAGCTTGAGCCCATGCGCCGCCTGCTGATGATCGGTGTCCCGGTCGTCATCGGCGTCTTCGCCGCCACTGCGGTGACCTCGCAGTGGCAAGAGGTGCTGCTCTTCTTCAACCAGGTCGACTTCAACGAGGCCGACCCGCAGTTCGGCATGGATCTGTCGTTCTACATGTTCTCGCTGCCGTTCATCGGCCTGCTCAACGGGTACCTGATCTCGGTCGTGCTCATTGCCGGGATCGCCGGCCTGCTCACCCACTACCTCTACGGCGGAATCCGCGTTGAGGAGCGCGGCGGCATTGTCATCGGCAAGCCCGCACGCATCCACATTGCCGTCTTCGCCGTCGGCTTCCTGCTGCTGCAGGCAGTGAACTTCTGGGTCGACCGCTACTCCACGCTGCTCTCGCAAAACGGCCGCGTTGCCGGTGCCCTGTACACCGATGTGCATGCCGTCATCCCGACCAAGACCATCCTGGCCATCGCCGCGGTGCTGGTGGCGATCACCTTCATCGTCGCTGCCATCATGGGCCGCTGGCGCCTGCCGATCATCGGCACCGCCATGTTGCTGGTGACGGTCATCATCGCCGGCGGCATCTACCCGTTCATCGTTCAGCAGTACCAGGTCATTCCCTCGGAAAAGACGCTGGAACGCGAGTTCATCCAAAAGAACATCGACATGACGCGCAAGGCCTACGGCCTGGATTCGGTGGACGAAACCGACTACGACGTCGAGTTGAACCCGCAGAAGAACGCCTTGGCCCAGGACCGGGCCACCACCACCAACATCCGCCTACTGGACCCGAACCTGGTCTCGGCCGCGTTCGACCAGCTGCAGCAGTTCCGTACCTACTACAAGTTCACCCCGACGCTGAACGTGGACAGGTACGAAATCGACGGCACCGTCGAGGACACCGTGATCGGCGTGCGCGAAGTGAACGTCGACCCGACCGACACCTGGGTCAACCAGCACATCACCTACACCCACGGCTACGGCCTGGTGGCAGCCTTCGGCAATCGCGTTGCCGCCGGCGGGCGCCCGGACTTCATGCTCTCCGGCATCCCCACCCAGGGCGTGCTGGCCAGCGACGAGACCTACGAGCCGCGGATCTACTTCGGCGAGATGTCCCCTGACTACTCGATCGTCGGGGGACCCGACGACTGGGAGCCGCGCGAGCTTGACCGGCCGGCCTCCGGCTCGGGCAGCCAAGACACCCGCAACACCTTTGACGGCGACGGCGGACCGGCGGTCGGAAACTTCTTCAACCGCCTGGTCTACTCGCTGAAGTTCGCCTCGACCGACCTGTTGCTCTCCGACGCGATCAACTCGGACTCGCAGATCCTCTACGACCGCAACCCGAAGCAGCGCGTGGAGAAGGTCGCCCCGTACCTGACCGTGGACTCCAACGCCTACCCGGCGATCGTCGACGGGCGGGTGCAGTGGATCGTCGATGCCTACACCACCTCGAAGAACTACCCGTACTCCAAGCAGCAGGCACTGGATTCGGCGGTCACCGACTCGTTGACCGGCGGCACCCGTGCGGTGTCCCAGACCGGGCAGATCAACTACATCCGCAACTCGGTCAAGGCCACTGTCGACGCCTACGACGGCTCGGTCACGCTGTACGCCTGGGAGCCGGAAGAGCCACTGCTGCAGGCATGGCAGAAGGTCTTCCCGACGAACATCAAGTCCTACAAGGACATGTCCGCCGAGCTGATGAGCCACGTGCGCTACCCCGAGGACCTGTTCAAGGTGCAGCGCGAACTGCTCGCCACCTACCACGTGACTGATCCGGGGGGCTTCTACGACGCCAACGATGCCTGGTCGGTCCCTTCCGATCCGACGCAGTCCAACGCGAGCATCAAGCAGCCCCCGTACTACCTGTCGCTGCGGATGCCGGGCCAGGACAAGGAAGCCTTCTCGTTGACGTCGACCTTCATCCCGCAGACCGCCTCCGGGGGACAGCAGCGCAACGTGCTCTTCGGCTTCCTGTCCGCGGAGGCCGATGCCGGAACCGAGGCGGGAGTGAAGGCCGAGGGCTACGGCAAGCTTCGGTTGCTTGCCATTCCGCGCGAGCTCTCCGTGCCCGGCCCCGGCCAGGCACAGCAGAACTTCGACTCCAACGCCACCGTGTCGCAGGCGCTCAACCTGCTGCGCCAGGGCGCCTCGGAAGTCAAGAACGGCAACCTGCTCTCGTTGCCGGTTGGCGGCGGCATCCTTTACGTCCAGCCGGTCTACGTGCAGTCCTCCGGACAGACTTCCTACCCGACATTGCGCAAGGTACTGGTTGCCTTCGGCGACAGGGTCGGATTCGCGGACACCCTTGGCGAGGCGCTTGACCAGGTGTTCGAGGGAACCTCGGGCGCGGTCACCAGCGAAAACGGTGATGGTGAAGGCAACGGCGAGGAACCCGGGACTCCTCCGGCGACCCAGACCGCCGAGCAGCAGCTCAGCGCGGCACTGCAGGCCGCCAACGCTGCCATCACCGCCGGCCAGGCCGCGCTTGCCGAGGGTGACTTCGCCAAGTACGGCGAGGAGCAGGCCAAGCTGCAGGATGCGCTCGAGCGCGCCACCGAGGCACAGGATGCACTGACAGGTGCCGCGGCACCGACGGATGCACCCGCTACCGATGCACCCGCTCCCGAGGCCCCGGCCTCAGAGACCCCCGCGCCGTAA